From one Rosa rugosa chromosome 4, drRosRugo1.1, whole genome shotgun sequence genomic stretch:
- the LOC133707001 gene encoding protein P21-like — translation MRFHKSLSVLSILWITTLCFAPSTINAARFDIRNNCPFTVWAAAVPGGGRQLNGGESWPLDVNAGTTGGRVWARTGCNFDASGHGSCQTGDCGGLLECQAYGQPPNTLAEFGLNQFNNLDFIDISLVDGFNVAMDFSPTSPCERGIQCTADINGQCPNELKAPGGCNNPCTVFKTDEYCCNSGSCGPTDFSRFFKERCPDAYSYPKDDATSTFTCPGGTNYKVVFCP, via the coding sequence ATGAGATTCCACAAAAGTCTCTCAGTTTTGTCCATCCTATGGATCACCACCCTTTGCTTTGCTCCATCAACCATCAATGCAGCCAGATTCGATATCCGAAACAACTGCCCCTTCACTGTCTGGGCCGCCGCGGTGCCAGGCGGCGGCAGGCAGCTTAACGGGGGAGAATCTTGGCCCCTAGACGTGAACGCGGGCACTACAGGAGGCCGCGTTTGGGCACGAACTGGATGCAACTTTGATGCATCCGGACATGGCAGCTGTCAGACCGGTGACTGTGGCGGCCTCCTCGAATGCCAAGCCTACGGTCAACCCCCAAACACCCTAGCCGAATTTGGGCTTAACCAGTTCAACAACTTGGATTTCATCGACATCTCCCTCGTCGATGGGTTTAATGTCGCCATGGACTTTAGTCCCACTTCTCCTTGCGAGCGTGGGATCCAGTGTACAGCAGATATCAACGGGCAGTGTCCTAATGAGCTGAAAGCTCCAGGTGGCTGTAACAATCCCTGTACTGTGTTCAAGACTGATGAGTACTGCTGCAATTCTGGGAGCTGCGGTCCCACGGATTTCTCTAGGTTTTTCAAGGAGCGTTGCCCGGATGCTTACAGTTACCCTAAGGATGATGCAACCAGCACTTTTACTTGCCCTGGTGGGACTAACTACAAGGTTGTGTTCTGCCCATAG
- the LOC133744878 gene encoding protein SHORT HYPOCOTYL IN WHITE LIGHT 1-like, with product MTKNYPQNRKPKPSDEAKAKTQTPKPQRRGQATRRNPNYPPGGADSFVDDPRNWSRSIKSKIDRPYGFEDDDEDDDDEEDRSLDLLVRFVQNVFSKVSKRARRAVRSVLPVAIPTKLGGLSVNGVLVLAFLWVLKAFLEVMYTIFGVFGC from the exons atgacaAAAAAT TACccacaaaacagaaaacccaAACCGAGCGACGAAGCCAAAGCCAAAACACAAACCCCAAAACCCCAGCGACGGGGCCAAGCCACTCGACGAAACCCTAATTACCCTCCG GGCGGCGCCGATAGCTTCGTCGACGATCCTCGCAATTGGAGCCGCTCCATAAAATCCAAGATTGACCGGCCCTATGGTTTTGAGGACGACGATGAAGACgacgatgatgaagaagataggAGTTTGGATCTGTTAGTGAGGTTTGTTCAGAATGTATTTTCGAAGGTGTCCAAGCGAGCCAGGAGGGCAGTCCGATCGGTTCTCCCCGTTGCAATCCCCACCAAGTTG GGGGGGTTGTCTGTTAATGGGGTGCTAGTGCTGGCGTTTTTGTGGGTATTGAAGGCATTTCTTGAGGTAATGTATACAATTTTCGGTGTATTTGGTTGTTAA